Genomic window (Nymphaea colorata isolate Beijing-Zhang1983 chromosome 1, ASM883128v2, whole genome shotgun sequence):
TCACACATTAGAGAGGTACAAACTTGATCTCAGGGAGTTGGACGCATCAGGTGCTTATATGAGTCGAATCTAGTGTACCTGAATTGAATTTCTCGCAGCGACAGTGAGAAATGGTGTGGCCACGGGAACTTTGATATCATGAATGCTTTTACTTTTTGCAAGATCATAAATTACTCATCTTTTGGCTCTCGATGTTAGTATTTAACTGCTGATACATGGTATTAAATTTCCTTATTTTATGTCTCATTGTTTATAAGTACTTTTCTTTGTATTACTGCAAAAAAATGGCAGTTAAAACCAGCATCCaccttccctctttcttttagttgctaATCAGCAGGTTCTTTTCCAatacacacactctctcccTGTTGTTCATCTTTCTCCTATTTCTGGTGTTTCATGCTTTGATAGATGGCTTTTTTGCAGtccttttttcatcttcatttggtgtagtttgtttatattttgattttatagaatAAGATGATTAGGCACTTCTCtccaagtgtttttttttttgaaatggagACTCTGATATTAGACCAAACATGGTTTCCTGACATGAATAACCATAAGAACTATATAGAATGTAGACCTGGAACATGCTTTATTGGGCACTGATACTTTTTTGCTCAGTTCCCTATTCTTGGCATAACGAGTCACATCTCAATGGTGATTTTCACAACGAGATCATGTTCTGGGAATTTCTGGTTATGCAACCTGCCAGGGTGTGCAGGGCAGACTGACTTTAGTTCTCGCTTTCATTGTGAGAATTGCCAGAAGAGTCAAGAGTTGTCAAACAGGTAAAGGTGGCTGGAGATTACTGAAGTAGACAACAATAGATAAGGTAGGTGATTGACAGAGGGTTCAACACGAGAACAGAaagtgaagctattgaaggtagAACCAAGTTTTCCACAATGAAGTCCATGATCTTCACACACTAATTATGGCTAAACCACTGAATATCTGAACGTATAATTGCAAGAATACTGATGAAAATTTAGATGGTTAGTCACCAGGTTTAAGGGACAAACATTTCTCTGTGAATGTCTTACAGATCAGGTGCTTTTAATAACTGTTTGGTCGACATCTGTCTATAACCACTTGTAGGAGCTTAGCGTGCAGGCAATCTAAttgttttgctttccttttcttaatGTTTTGGAGATATGAAATTTGATTCAGGTTTTTCTGGATGGCATCTGAACAGCCATTCTTTAGTTATTTCTTCTTAACCAACTTATCTCTTTTCTACATGAACTTAGGTGATCCTTGTTGTTCAATAAATGCTGTTTATTGTACTGAATTAACGGAAAGATGCTTTCTGGAGTAAAGTTCATCCCTCAAGGCCAAGTTGAAGATGTAAGTTAACATTTTCATTGAGTCTTTGTTCCTTTCGCATCATGCTTTCCAAACTTTCTTCTTGGACAACTGctggtttgtctttttttgtCTACTTGTTTTTAGTGAATTGATGATTGTTGCATATTGACTGCATATCTGCAGGCAGAGCATGGTTTGGATATTGATTCTCCTTTGGAAAGAAGGGCAAAATCTAGAAGGAAGGACAGAcatgggaagagaaagaagaaaagccgCCATGACAGCTCGGATGATGATGAACTTGAGAACCTGAAACACAAATCAAGACGCAAAAAGAGTTGGTATTCATCAGAGCCTTCTTCATCCTCTGGAGATGAGAACAGCAGTTTTGAGAGTGAAGGAAGTGATGTCAAGAATAGGAGAAGAAAAAGCAGCAGGCGGAAACGAAGAGACAAGAAAAGTCAAATTGATGTTTCTGGTGAAGAAGCAGATGGCAGACCAAGGAGCAAatcaaaaggaaagaagaaagagtaTTCTTCAGAAGCTTCTTTATCTGACTCCggaagtggtgaagaaggaaaacGCTGTAATGAGCGCAAAGGTGGCTACTAAGTTTATGTTGCACTTGGGAAATGAGTGTGTAATAAATAATACCTTCCATTCATCAGTTCTTGTGCATTGCAGATAGTAAAGGAAAAGGTGCTGATCAAGGCAACAgagaaaattatagaaaagaGATGGGACTTGAATGGATGCTTAGACCTGCTCACAACCAGGAAGTACAACGGCCTGCCCAACAAATTGATGCTGAAGAGGAGCCTGCTCTTCAAGAGGTGGTTGTTGCCTTCGAAAACTGAGATAGGGTTATGCTTCTTTCTTCAAACATGTCGTGCACACTTAGGTTTGGTTGTTCATGATCTGGCTCTCTGCCCCCTTTCAACtattttcatgttgtttttcacAGATTCAACTGTATGAATGGATGCACAATGCCCAAAATTATAAGATTAAGGAAAAAATCCTATGTACAGTTTAAATTTGATAAGATTTTAAGGTCCACGTACTTAGCTTTTTATGCTGACAATTGATACAGTCAAATTTGGACGTTTGATTTTCATCAATTCTTTTGTTAATGCATTTTCAAACATTCCACATTCATCTATGTGgttagatttttgaaaaaaaaaagaaaaaaaaaagataaagcaaTTAGAGCTACCTGTCACTatatggtgtgtgtgtgtaaactATCGTTGATAAAGCCATTTAGTGGTTTATGTTGTTGTCAGATCCACCTAAGTATATGATGGTGTGATGGCTTTGTTAATTTGTCTATggataacaattttttatttccacTTTGTCCATCTGAATTCTATTATATGACTTATATTTTGGCTTACAATTGACAGGAAAAAAGGCCAAATCCAAGAGAACTAAATCCATACCTTAAGGACAATGGAAGTGGTTATCCTGAAGAAGCATCTGTGGAACCTGATCAGAATCAGTTTAGTTCAGTTCCAGTTGTTGGTGATGGTGGTGCAAGTTGGCGACTGAAAGCCCTAAAACGTGCACAAGAGCAAGCAGCCCGAGAAGGAAGAAAGCTAGATGAGGTTTTATTGACTTGCTGGAATATATGATAACTGTGTTAATTGCTAGCAActaatcatgttcttttttccCCAGGTAGTTGAAGAGCGGTGGGGTTCTCTTGGGAAGATGACAGTTTCGCTTGCACGAAACAGAGCTGCTCCCACTCATGCCCATCTACGTGCAAtaagagatagaaaaagaggacataaagaaaatgatgaacaaTACGTGGATGCTGATCATACAAAGAGTCATGATGACAAAGTGCAAAATGAGAAGCGTGATTATCTTAAAGGAATCTCTGTCCGTAATCCAGATATGAGACAGCCTAAAACACATGATTCACTCTCATGGAGGAAGAAGGACCTGTATAAATCTGAAGAACATGCTGAACTAATCTCTTCTGCAGCTTCAGGCTTGAATAAGTTCACGAATGATGGTAGCTTCCTGCAGTCGTTTAATCTTAGACAGCCAAAGGATGCTGAGGTGATTGCCACATCAGCAACTGCAGATACCACGGAAACTGAAAAGCGTGAGCCACATTTTGTCTCTACTAACTTTAATGTTAATCAAGAATACAATTCAACTGGAAGCCACACAATGAGTGCAAATCAGTTAGCAGCAAAAGTATTGCAGCTTCGTATGAAAGGAAAGCATGAAGAGGCAGATGAGCTTTTGGTAAGATGGCTCTTTAGAATCTTTCAACCCTTGGTTATCTTTTATTGGGGGTTCTCCAACGGCATTTGAtattaaagaaaggaaaaaaaaatagtgcttTATTGCACTGTATAATTGAAGttagatttcatatttgatgaaAAGGTTATGTGCATGCAGCCCAAGATTCTTCATGCTCAATTATTTGCACAatcacttgttatatatatgcactgtGAAAGTACTCATGCACATTTTCCACTTTTTGGTGCATCACATATCAAATTGCCCCATGTTTCTTTTATTCTAGACAGTTGGAGAGGATGATGGAGTTTGCACAGTGCATGCACACACAGAATGCATTCTTTCCCATGATTGAtcatacaaaattacaaattaCTTCTTTATGTGTTACCAATGTTCTCATGCCTTTGTTTCAGAAAGAGTCTGAGAGAACGGCGGAAATGCAGAAAAAGAATGATAAGAATACTGCCATGAGTAATCCTAACAGGTAAGTCTGGATTaccttttcaaatttgtattcACATGTTTCCTGGGAAATGCATAGAACATGTTCTAGCCACGAGTAATCCTAACTTCGTGACTCTCGTTCTGTTTCAACACAAATTCTgttattcttcttcttattacctgatttgtttgtgttttgttgCCTCTATGTGGTGTAGATCTGGGTTGACACAAACATCCATTCAACAAAAGAAAGCAGAAGAGAATGTTGACATGCATTTGGCCAAGAAAATCATGCAGAACAAGCAATACAAATCATCTGAGGCGGCAGACAATGAGTATGAATATGATGATGTTTCAGCtacaaagccaaaaaagaacagaaaggCAATGCATGGAAATAACATAATTAAGCATGAAAATCTTCAAAGACGGATATTGACACAGCAAGAGCGTTGCCAGTTCTGCTTTGAAAATCCAAGTAGGCCTAGGCATCTAGCCATATCAATAGGAAATTTATCGTATTTAATGTTGCCTCCTTGGAAGCCGCTTGTGGAAGGGCATTGCTGTATTCTGCCGATGCAGGTTTGattcttttatcatttctttctttttttgtttttctaattgtATTGTGCAACATACTATCACTTCTGAAATGAGATTAGACTTGGTGAGAGTGTGCTTCCACCAAAACACAGATGTGAGCAGTGGTAATATGGCAGGTGCTTTGTGATCTTAGTGAACATGCCCTTGTACTAGCAATATACTTTCCATTTTTTAGATATCCTACGCAGGTGGAATTCAcgattctttttcctttcattttgcaGCATGAATCATCCACAAGGAATGTTGATGATGATGTGTGGAATGAATTGCGGAACTTTAAAAAGTGCCTCCTTAGGATGTTTGCTGAACAGGAGAAAGATGTTATATTCCTTGAAACAGCAATGGAATTATCTCGGCAACGTCGCCATTGTTTGGTTGAATGCATTCCTTTACCACATGAAATTGCAAAGGAAGCACCGTTATATTTCAAGAAGGTttgttttatctttattttcatacagTTAAGTTTATGGCACCAGCTTGTTGGAAGTAAAGAAGAGGCATTCTATACTTGGACAATCTGAAATGATCATTTACAATTTCagctttggtttttctttgaaGGAGAGAAGACTTGTTATGTGCTAATAGTATTTTTGGTGTGGTTGCATTGAGGGGAAAAGTActaaatgaagagagagagagagagagcaaaaaaaaaaaataataatgaggGTAAATTTGGGAGGTACGGTTCATTTACCACTACCAAGAGAAGAAGTCAGCTCTCATCTGCATTGAATAGTCGTAGGAAAAAATAAGGACATGTTTGAACTATCACAAGAATTTGGGTATCAATCTGGACTATGACGAAAAATAATGTTTGATTTTGTTAACAACCCTATCATTATCAACTTTAGATTTTACATGTACTGTGACTGACAGACACATATTCATGTTTTAGAATCCTGGCAGCTGAACCAAGCCATATAGATGCAAATTCAACTGGCTGAGTAACTGTAATAGAGTGAGGCTTTCACATCATCTGTGGGGTAGTC
Coding sequences:
- the LOC116260324 gene encoding uncharacterized protein LOC116260324, encoding MLSGVKFIPQGQVEDAEHGLDIDSPLERRAKSRRKDRHGKRKKKSRHDSSDDDELENLKHKSRRKKSWYSSEPSSSSGDENSSFESEGSDVKNRRRKSSRRKRRDKKSQIDVSGEEADGRPRSKSKGKKKEYSSEASLSDSGSGEEGKRCNERKDSKGKGADQGNRENYRKEMGLEWMLRPAHNQEVQRPAQQIDAEEEPALQEEKRPNPRELNPYLKDNGSGYPEEASVEPDQNQFSSVPVVGDGGASWRLKALKRAQEQAAREGRKLDEVVEERWGSLGKMTVSLARNRAAPTHAHLRAIRDRKRGHKENDEQYVDADHTKSHDDKVQNEKRDYLKGISVRNPDMRQPKTHDSLSWRKKDLYKSEEHAELISSAASGLNKFTNDGSFLQSFNLRQPKDAEVIATSATADTTETEKREPHFVSTNFNVNQEYNSTGSHTMSANQLAAKVLQLRMKGKHEEADELLKESERTAEMQKKNDKNTAMSNPNRSGLTQTSIQQKKAEENVDMHLAKKIMQNKQYKSSEAADNEYEYDDVSATKPKKNRKAMHGNNIIKHENLQRRILTQQERCQFCFENPSRPRHLAISIGNLSYLMLPPWKPLVEGHCCILPMQHESSTRNVDDDVWNELRNFKKCLLRMFAEQEKDVIFLETAMELSRQRRHCLVECIPLPHEIAKEAPLYFKKAIDEAEDEWSQHDAKKLIDTSLKGGLRNSIPKNFPYFHVEFGLHKGFVHVIDDETNFKSGLGLDVIRGMLELPEEDMHRRRQYGSLETQKNDVLRFSRDWARFDWTRELD